In Silene latifolia isolate original U9 population chromosome X, ASM4854445v1, whole genome shotgun sequence, the following proteins share a genomic window:
- the LOC141618182 gene encoding protein FAR1-RELATED SEQUENCE 5-like, translating into MEEHVPADIEWFTDCYDIRRQWVMAHCKDLRMGGIMRTTHRSESENSFFKRFEARNGTLVEFWMCFESALDQQRHNQKRLDNENRQSNPKLCSKLAIESDGAKIYTHDIFEEFQEKLKNTIGGFSCKGFLESNNLHVTTLKDSLGGRNFDVQYNPGTFEASCSCKLFERKGLLCRHIIWVYSGNGVKKIPETGIARRWTKDALRSGDYSCTGECTDDMDIVDSKQLWMTKLWSEVHETIGMLVDKEKEDVEGLTNLIREFREKLTPVAEKLNKQQQMEKLLGCKARKRILSSKAKAVAIASKPKRMCNNCKQMAHHDKRICPNPFAERPPQLSESSEEEEEEEEEVGDLSEE; encoded by the exons ATGGAGGAACACGTACCCGCTGACATTGAATGGTTTACGGACTGCTATGATATAAGGAGACAGTGGGTGATGGCGCACTGTAAGGACTTGAGAATGGGGGGAATTATGAGGACGACACATCGGTCGGAGAGTGAAAACAGTTTTTTTAAGAGGTTTGAGGCCAGAAATGGTACtcttgttgagttttggatgtGCTTTGAAAGTGCTTTGGATCAACAAAGACACAACCAGAAGAGGCTTGATAACGAAAACCGTCAATCAAACCCTAAGTTATGCAGTAAGTTggcaatagagagtgatggggcGAAGATTTACACACATGATATCTTCGAGGAGTTTCAAGAGAagttaaagaatacaattggtgGATTTAGTTGCAAGGGTTTCTTGGAGTCGAACAACTTACATGTTACTACCTTGAAGGATTCATTGGGAGGTCGTAATTTTGATGTTCAGTATAACCCAG GGACATTTGAGGCGAGTTGTTCCTGTAAACTTTTTGAGAGGAAGGGACTACTCTGCAGGCACATAATTTGGGTTTATTCCGGTAATGGGGTAAAAAAAATTCCGGAAACTGGAATTGCTAGGAGATGGACAAAGGATGCATTGCGAAGTGGTGACTATAGTTGTACCGGGGAGTGTacagatgacatggatattgTAGACAGTAAGCAACTTTGGATGACAAAATTGTGGTCGGAAGTTCACGAAACAATTGGAATGCTTGTTGATAAGGAAAAGGAAGACGTTGAAGGTCTAACTAATTTAATAAGGGAATTTAGAGAGAAGCTCACACCGGTAGCTGAGAAGttgaataaacaacaacaaatgGAAAAATTACTTGGTTGTAAAGCAA GGAAAAGGATTTTGTCTAGTAAGGCGAAGGCCGTTGCAATTGCAAGTAAGCCAAAACGCATGTGCAATAATTGCAAGCAAATGGCACACCATGACAAGAGGATCTGTCCTAACCCTTTTGCTGAGCGTCCACCGCAATTGTCGGAATCAtctgaagaagaggaggaggaagaagaagaagtaggggACTTATCGGAGGAGTAG
- the LOC141618183 gene encoding protein FAR1-RELATED SEQUENCE 5-like produces the protein MADMEIVAYEAVENGTVDADDETIPPDVFTPYIGMEFGDIEEAITFYKVYALGIGFNVRKYTTKKWRDGIIKSKLLVCNREGFTKSSNGSMSKEEDGGRQEKRNKLKRMGCKARMRLFSKNGVLLVDRFHEDYNHELVAVKDREFKKLSKNISKYHMGLIVSNSRLNIGAARTYRMCKEVVNGYHNIGASLNDFKNFQRDIKCFIHERDGQLFIDHFKNMAETRPGFYFDYDVDVDGSLRRTIWADGIARRNYSVFGDAVFYDPTYSTNKYKMVFTPSTGVDNHKQSITFCCALIAKENTELFNWVFERFFDCYGGKGTKVHNNRSRSWNNCVSTRKIQDSTTSFLHVAHYE, from the exons ATGGCTGATATGGAGATTGTGGCTTATGAGGCTGTTGAGAACG GTACAGTTGATGCAGATGATGAAACAATTCCACCTGACGTATTTACACCGTACATCGGGATGGAGTTTGGGGATATTGAGGAAGCTATAACATTTTATAAGGTGTACGCACTTGGGATTGGGTTCAATGTGAGAAAATACACAACCAAGAAGTGGCGTGACGGAATTATAAAATcaaaactattggtttgtaatagGGAGGGGTTTACAAAATCAAGTAACGGAAGTATGAGTAAAGAAGAAGATGGAGGTAGGCAGGAGAAAAGAAATAAGCTAAAGAGGATGGGTTGTAAAGCTCGGATGAGGTTATTTTCGAAGAATGGTGTGCTTTTAGTAGACCGGTTTCATGAAGATTATAATCACGAGCTTGTTGCTGTCAAAGATAGGGAGTTTAAAAAATTATCAAAAAACATTTCCAAGTATCACATGGGACTAATTGTCTCAAATTCAAGG CTTAATATAGGAGCAGCAAGGACTTACAGAATGTGTAAGGAGGTTGTTAACGGGTATCACAATATAGGGGCTAGTTTGAACGACTTCAAAAATTTCCAAAGAGACATTAAGTGTTTTATTCATGAAAGGGACGGACAACTTTTCATTGATCACTTCAAGAACATGGCAGAGACTCGGCCAGGTTTCTACTTCGACTATGATGTTGACGTAGATGGTAGCCTACGCCGCACAATTTGGGCGGATGGCATTGCTAGGAGGAACTACTCCGTCTTTGGAGATGCCGTTTTTTACGATCCTACTTACTCCACTAACAAGTACAAGATGGTTTTCACTCCCTCCACAGGGGTTGACAACCATAAACAATCAATAACTTTCTGTTGTGCCCTTATAGCGAAAGAAAATACGGAATTGTTTAATTGGGTGTTCGAGAGGTTTTTTGATTGCTATGGGGGGAAAGGAACCAAAGTACATAATAACAGATCAAGATCCTGGAATAATTGCGTCAGTACCCGAAAAATTCAAGACAGCACGACATCGTTTCTGCATGTGGCACATTATGAATAA